The Cylindrospermopsis curvispora GIHE-G1 genome contains a region encoding:
- a CDS encoding DNA-methyltransferase, which produces MDNLSRIINKVLCGDIRDVASSIPDNYIQAIVTSPPYFGHRNYSGNEASVREIGREGNLLNYVKNVIDCFEALKPKLRNDGLLWLNIGDTYRNKELQGVPWRVAFALKDTGWILRSDIIWKKPNAMPSSVKNRPTTDHEYVFLFSKSADYYYDADSIREPHVTFSENSKMRGGRNHLGKRNGTPENGKNAGNQNLHDGRWDQAFHPMGRNKRTVWEIPLGKFRDAHFAVFPEALVETCVLASTKKGDVVFDPFTGSGTTGVVALRNDRKFIGCDLVKEYQEMAQKRIDEILAQPSLFRYGT; this is translated from the coding sequence ATGGATAATTTAAGCAGAATCATTAATAAAGTTCTTTGTGGCGACATCCGGGATGTTGCCTCATCTATTCCTGATAATTATATTCAAGCGATTGTAACAAGCCCTCCATATTTCGGTCACAGAAATTACAGTGGAAATGAAGCCTCCGTCCGAGAAATAGGACGAGAAGGCAATTTATTAAACTATGTAAAAAATGTTATTGATTGTTTTGAGGCATTGAAACCGAAGCTTAGGAATGATGGATTATTGTGGCTTAACATAGGAGACACTTACCGGAATAAAGAACTCCAAGGCGTTCCTTGGCGTGTAGCATTTGCGCTGAAAGACACGGGATGGATTCTCAGAAGCGATATCATTTGGAAAAAACCTAATGCAATGCCATCTTCCGTTAAGAACAGGCCAACTACTGATCATGAGTATGTTTTTCTTTTTTCTAAATCTGCTGATTATTACTATGATGCCGATTCCATAAGAGAGCCACATGTAACATTTTCAGAAAACTCAAAAATGAGAGGTGGTAGAAATCACTTAGGTAAACGTAACGGCACACCAGAAAATGGCAAGAATGCAGGAAACCAAAATTTGCATGATGGCCGATGGGATCAGGCTTTTCATCCTATGGGGAGAAATAAAAGAACTGTCTGGGAAATTCCGTTAGGAAAATTTCGGGATGCACATTTTGCAGTCTTTCCTGAAGCATTGGTCGAAACATGCGTATTAGCTTCTACAAAAAAAGGTGATGTTGTATTTGATCCTTTTACCGGCTCTGGCACTACAGGGGTGGTTGCATTGAGGAATGATCGAAAGTTTATTGGGTGCGATTTGGTAAAAGAATATCAGGAAATGGCACAAAAAAGAATTGATGAAATCCTAGCTCAACCAAGTCTTTTCCGATATGGCACATAA
- a CDS encoding DUF7680 family protein — MTTSISPLVQLRNHTDNLPQFLSKPHYQLQVEKHSGSDLSLEIYQLPAPATPHLKHPRRIAGLKGRNLALIENRLLRQLKFINIDLPNMQRGKKKEFEIDEENALRMGLMFRVLAPMRNRENMCCCAEGIEAMGKEEAAYWLGMAMHRKNPRRVLMALRCLLTDPNK; from the coding sequence ATGACCACTTCCATTTCTCCCCTAGTTCAACTGAGAAATCACACTGATAACTTACCTCAATTTTTAAGTAAACCACATTACCAACTACAAGTTGAAAAACACTCAGGTAGTGATTTATCCCTAGAAATTTACCAGTTACCAGCACCAGCCACACCACATCTAAAACATCCTCGACGCATTGCAGGGCTAAAAGGCAGAAATTTAGCCTTAATTGAAAATCGCCTGCTGCGACAGTTAAAATTTATAAACATCGATTTACCAAACATGCAAAGGGGCAAAAAGAAAGAGTTTGAAATTGATGAAGAGAACGCCTTGAGGATGGGATTAATGTTTCGGGTATTAGCACCAATGAGAAACCGAGAAAATATGTGTTGTTGTGCAGAAGGGATTGAAGCTATGGGTAAAGAAGAAGCTGCATATTGGTTAGGGATGGCAATGCACCGAAAAAATCCCCGCCGCGTACTAATGGCACTACGTTGTTTATTAACTGACCCCAATAAGTAA
- a CDS encoding ATP-binding protein — MKTLFEICTPRPEILQGNIRESDFAADLAQVINGTAPPEYAHPDLFFANTHPTQGLKTLLKTVCERLQGNDGCAVLRLDTQYGGGKTHSLIALTHAAQGMQGVTNVQEFIDPTLVPTVKVRLASFDGENADPINGRPLGNGLRAYTPWGEIAYALDGVAGYEKVRESDTTTRRSPGAATLQELFGNDPVLILLDELSIYLRKVKGTEEQDQLAPFLTSLFKAVSSTEKACVVFTIAVGKEGKATDAYSQENELLDKKIEEWGKVAARVSTLLNPTTEQETVQVLRRRLFAHIDQNAVKEVVNTYNQLWITYRSDLPTERVNANRETDFQNGFPFHPALMDLLTDKLSTLSTFQRVRGMLRLLTRTIAHLWQEQPTSTYAIHLHHVNPGYNPIRDEINTRLELGRFDPVIQNDVAANTGSTSPARVSLAEELDTKWYAGLPPYASFVARNILWHTFVFNENLQGIDEVNLRYSILAPAMDMGFINDARQKFIAESGYLDDRPTAPLRFLTEVNLTVLISQQKRQVNLDEARTQLKDRIQQIFKGNTFNLNLFPGGAYDVSDDIEDGKPKLVVISYDAETVRNEEVTVPQLVENIYISQGSQGKYRDLKNNLVFLVAEDATRDEMKDKMVYRLALAAMRTPDRLSQLPQHQQDKVNELYQKSEQELAIIIQQCYRHLFYPSKTRLDNTNIDLAHISIDLPSTSQKPGIGQQQVIKALSDASKLLTESSEPPAPNYIRDNTPLKKGQISTAQLRAEFRKNPRFSIMLSDETFIKMVRKGIEQGIYIYQNGDLLNGKDDPYAEIKIDEQSIIFTIEYAKEKGIWPRPSVTSPDNPNPANTSYGNTASSSSGATRTSKAGEKLGGTYISGTDSTNTDTHNYQTSSTPAAPHPRVFRAEAPLRQALINIWEDARSAQVKKISLLSLRIFDSNDGFKLIGGINHATNAEKQVKLTAEYESKNGSSFKMEFEGQVSDISPVKEFLQPQLRAASETNVELTLTLTYPDGLDLNGDQPEKMTEKLARFATGAAFIEAYAEAI, encoded by the coding sequence ATGAAAACCTTATTTGAAATTTGCACCCCCCGTCCCGAGATATTACAAGGGAATATTCGTGAATCTGATTTTGCTGCGGATTTGGCTCAGGTAATCAATGGTACAGCTCCCCCAGAATATGCTCACCCAGATCTATTCTTCGCTAATACCCACCCCACCCAAGGTTTAAAAACATTATTAAAAACTGTATGTGAACGGCTACAAGGAAATGATGGTTGTGCTGTTTTGCGTTTAGACACTCAATATGGCGGAGGAAAAACCCATAGCCTTATTGCCCTTACCCACGCTGCCCAAGGTATGCAAGGTGTAACCAATGTACAAGAATTTATAGATCCCACTCTTGTCCCCACAGTTAAAGTCAGACTAGCTTCCTTTGATGGTGAAAATGCTGACCCTATCAATGGCAGACCCTTGGGTAATGGTTTAAGAGCTTACACCCCTTGGGGAGAAATAGCTTATGCACTAGATGGTGTCGCAGGCTATGAAAAAGTCCGTGAAAGTGATACCACCACAAGAAGATCACCAGGAGCAGCTACCTTACAAGAATTATTTGGCAATGACCCAGTTTTAATTTTATTAGACGAATTATCCATCTACTTGCGAAAAGTCAAAGGTACAGAAGAGCAAGATCAACTTGCACCATTTCTCACCTCCCTATTTAAAGCTGTTAGTTCTACTGAAAAAGCTTGTGTCGTATTTACCATAGCAGTCGGTAAGGAAGGGAAAGCCACAGATGCCTATTCCCAAGAAAATGAACTTCTAGATAAAAAAATAGAAGAATGGGGCAAAGTCGCAGCAAGGGTTTCCACCCTCCTTAACCCCACCACCGAACAAGAAACAGTTCAAGTATTACGCCGTCGTTTATTCGCCCACATAGACCAAAATGCAGTGAAGGAGGTAGTTAATACCTATAACCAATTGTGGATTACCTATCGTAGTGACCTACCCACCGAACGAGTAAATGCTAATAGAGAAACAGACTTTCAAAATGGGTTTCCTTTTCATCCTGCATTAATGGATTTACTCACTGATAAACTCTCTACTTTAAGCACCTTCCAACGGGTGCGGGGAATGTTGAGATTATTAACCCGCACCATAGCCCATCTTTGGCAAGAACAACCCACCTCCACTTATGCCATTCATCTACATCATGTGAACCCTGGTTATAACCCTATTCGAGATGAAATTAACACTCGTTTAGAATTAGGAAGATTCGACCCAGTCATTCAAAACGACGTAGCAGCAAATACAGGAAGTACTTCTCCCGCAAGAGTATCCTTAGCAGAAGAATTAGATACTAAATGGTATGCTGGTTTACCACCCTACGCTTCCTTTGTTGCCCGTAATATTCTTTGGCATACCTTTGTTTTTAATGAAAATCTACAAGGGATAGATGAAGTAAATTTACGCTATAGCATTTTAGCTCCTGCAATGGATATGGGCTTTATCAATGATGCTCGCCAAAAATTTATTGCCGAATCTGGTTACTTAGATGATCGCCCCACAGCACCGTTACGATTTCTCACAGAAGTCAACCTCACTGTTTTAATTAGCCAGCAGAAAAGGCAAGTAAACCTTGACGAAGCTAGAACCCAACTCAAAGACCGCATTCAGCAAATTTTTAAAGGTAATACTTTTAATCTCAACCTATTTCCTGGTGGTGCTTATGATGTGAGTGATGATATAGAAGATGGCAAACCGAAACTAGTTGTTATTAGTTACGATGCAGAAACAGTGCGCAATGAAGAAGTAACAGTACCACAGTTAGTAGAAAATATTTACATAAGCCAAGGTTCCCAGGGTAAATACCGCGATTTAAAGAATAACTTAGTATTTTTAGTTGCTGAGGATGCCACCCGTGATGAAATGAAAGATAAAATGGTCTATCGCTTAGCATTGGCAGCAATGAGAACACCAGATAGACTATCACAATTACCACAACATCAACAAGATAAAGTCAACGAACTGTATCAAAAATCAGAACAAGAACTAGCCATTATCATTCAACAATGCTATCGGCACTTATTTTACCCTTCCAAAACTCGCCTAGATAATACCAATATAGACTTAGCTCATATATCAATTGATTTACCTTCTACTTCCCAAAAACCAGGTATAGGACAACAGCAAGTTATTAAAGCCTTATCAGATGCAAGTAAACTACTTACAGAAAGTAGTGAGCCTCCCGCACCTAACTATATTAGAGACAATACACCCCTAAAAAAAGGACAAATTAGCACTGCTCAATTAAGAGCTGAATTTCGTAAAAATCCCCGTTTTTCCATCATGTTAAGTGATGAGACCTTTATTAAAATGGTGCGTAAAGGCATAGAGCAAGGTATTTATATTTATCAAAATGGAGATTTACTTAACGGAAAAGATGATCCCTATGCAGAAATTAAAATAGATGAACAGTCAATTATTTTCACCATAGAATATGCCAAAGAAAAAGGTATTTGGCCACGTCCTTCAGTCACCTCACCAGATAACCCAAACCCAGCTAACACCAGTTACGGAAACACCGCAAGCAGTAGTAGTGGTGCTACCAGAACAAGTAAAGCAGGGGAAAAATTAGGAGGGACTTATATTTCTGGAACAGACTCTACCAATACAGACACACACAATTATCAGACCTCATCTACCCCAGCAGCTCCCCACCCGCGCGTTTTTAGAGCTGAAGCTCCATTGCGACAAGCTTTAATTAATATCTGGGAGGATGCCAGAAGTGCACAAGTTAAAAAAATCAGTCTACTGAGTTTAAGAATTTTTGACAGTAATGATGGTTTTAAGCTAATAGGAGGCATCAACCATGCTACAAACGCCGAAAAACAGGTCAAGCTAACAGCTGAATATGAAAGCAAAAATGGCAGTAGTTTCAAAATGGAATTTGAGGGACAGGTAAGTGATATTTCACCAGTTAAAGAATTTCTACAACCCCAACTGCGCGCAGCTTCAGAAACAAATGTGGAATTAACCCTAACTTTAACATATCCTGATGGTTTAGACCTTAATGGAGACCAACCAGAAAAAATGACAGAAAAGTTAGCCAGATTTGCCACAGGTGCTGCTTTTATAGAAGCTTACGCAGAGGCGATTTAA